In Paraburkholderia flagellata, a genomic segment contains:
- a CDS encoding helix-turn-helix domain-containing protein, whose protein sequence is MLSPVAGSAIVVRQSSRAPLAGTQPSARCSGCAMRHLCMPQGLPAEDLPRLEALICGARKVRRGEALYRSGDRFDSLYAVRSGSLKTLIVNRDGREQITGLRLAGDALGLDGIATDVHAFSAVALEDSSICTLPYAALKTLCRESGTMQDRLHRLMGDQFNQEASQMMVLGSLTAEERVAAFLLDVSSRNWERGYSQAEFRLRMSREDMGSYLGITLETVSRILSRFQKRGLIDAQGKLIRICDIEGLQTV, encoded by the coding sequence ATGCTCTCACCCGTCGCAGGATCCGCCATCGTCGTGCGCCAAAGCAGTCGTGCTCCTCTCGCGGGAACGCAGCCCAGCGCACGCTGCTCGGGGTGCGCCATGCGCCATCTTTGCATGCCTCAGGGCCTGCCGGCCGAAGACTTGCCGAGGCTCGAAGCCCTCATCTGCGGAGCGCGCAAGGTGCGCCGCGGCGAGGCGCTCTATCGCTCGGGCGACCGCTTCGACAGTCTGTATGCCGTGCGCTCCGGCTCACTCAAAACGCTCATTGTCAACCGCGACGGCCGGGAGCAGATCACGGGGCTGCGTCTCGCGGGTGACGCGCTAGGTCTCGACGGCATTGCCACCGACGTGCACGCGTTCAGCGCGGTCGCGCTCGAGGACAGTTCAATTTGCACGCTGCCCTACGCCGCGCTCAAGACCTTGTGCCGCGAGAGCGGCACGATGCAGGACCGTTTGCATCGGCTCATGGGCGACCAGTTCAATCAGGAAGCCTCGCAGATGATGGTGCTGGGCTCGCTCACCGCCGAAGAACGCGTGGCCGCGTTCCTGCTCGACGTGTCGTCGCGCAACTGGGAGCGCGGTTATTCGCAGGCGGAGTTCCGTCTGCGCATGTCCCGCGAGGATATGGGCAGCTACCTCGGCATCACGCTCGAAACCGTGAGCCGGATTTTGTCGCGCTTCCAGAAGCGCGGCCTGATCGACGCGCAGGGCAAGCTGATTCGCATCTGCGATATCGAAGGGCTGCAAACGGTTTGA
- a CDS encoding alkaline phosphatase family protein has product MENTTRWSRLGAVVGAGAMALAGMQSTAYADDMKDVKHVLLISFDGLHEQDVARCIGSNACPNLALLAKSGVTYTNAHTPHLSDSFPGLTALVTGGSPKSAGLFYDVSYDRTLYAPLDSHCKGPQGWNVVFDETTGIDGENGGALVHLDGGGAFNPQAIPYAKVNGVCTPVYPHNYIKTNTVFEVIKENIHGSRTAWADKHAWGYDWVNGPSGKGVDDLARTEINSIDPKTGTYYLDTYTHTEVFDNIHVQALINEIDGLDSTGKTSAPVPTMFGTNFQTLSVAQKSPVADKGGYLDADFTPGPQVAAAITYLDNSLGRVVEELKERNLYKSTLIIVTAKHGQSPTDHSKLVKNGDTLTKLLEANNYLDKNGNFGQNSTKSGNLNDGTGLPGTGMVQTDDVGLIWLRDQSQKDAVVKTLQANLSCNASGICADGPQAYILTGDRLADWFGNPSNGRTPDIIVQPNPGVIYTSSTAKDEEHGGNAPDDSHLGLVVSFPGIDHAGRTDDHYVFTTQVAPTILSALDVDPHLLHAVQLEGTRRLPGLGLDEK; this is encoded by the coding sequence ATGGAGAATACGACCCGGTGGTCGCGATTAGGCGCAGTCGTTGGAGCGGGCGCCATGGCGCTCGCAGGTATGCAATCAACGGCTTATGCAGACGACATGAAGGACGTGAAGCACGTCCTGCTCATCAGTTTCGACGGTCTGCACGAACAGGACGTGGCTCGTTGCATTGGCAGCAATGCCTGCCCCAACCTCGCGCTGCTCGCGAAGTCGGGCGTGACCTACACGAACGCACACACGCCGCATCTGTCCGACTCGTTCCCGGGCCTCACGGCGCTGGTGACGGGCGGCTCGCCGAAGAGCGCAGGTCTCTTCTATGACGTGTCATATGACCGTACGCTCTACGCGCCGCTCGATTCGCACTGCAAGGGCCCGCAAGGCTGGAACGTCGTGTTCGACGAAACGACCGGGATCGACGGGGAAAACGGCGGCGCGCTGGTCCACCTCGACGGCGGCGGCGCTTTCAATCCGCAAGCCATTCCCTACGCGAAGGTCAATGGCGTTTGCACGCCGGTGTACCCGCACAACTACATCAAGACGAATACGGTCTTCGAAGTCATCAAAGAGAACATCCACGGCTCGCGCACCGCGTGGGCGGACAAGCATGCGTGGGGCTACGACTGGGTCAACGGGCCTTCGGGCAAGGGCGTGGACGATCTGGCGCGCACCGAGATCAATTCGATCGACCCGAAGACGGGCACGTATTATCTGGACACCTACACGCATACCGAAGTCTTCGACAACATCCACGTGCAGGCGCTGATCAACGAAATCGATGGCCTCGATTCGACGGGCAAGACGAGCGCGCCGGTGCCCACGATGTTCGGTACGAACTTCCAGACGCTCAGCGTCGCGCAGAAGTCGCCAGTCGCAGACAAGGGCGGGTATCTCGACGCCGACTTCACGCCGGGCCCGCAGGTCGCCGCCGCGATCACGTACCTGGACAACTCGCTTGGCCGCGTCGTGGAGGAGTTGAAGGAGCGCAACCTCTACAAATCGACGCTGATCATCGTGACGGCCAAGCACGGCCAGTCGCCGACCGATCACTCGAAGCTCGTGAAGAACGGCGACACGCTCACGAAGCTGCTCGAGGCCAACAACTATCTCGACAAGAACGGCAACTTCGGCCAGAACAGCACGAAGTCGGGCAACCTGAACGACGGCACGGGCCTTCCGGGCACTGGCATGGTGCAGACCGACGACGTGGGTCTGATCTGGCTGCGCGATCAGAGCCAGAAGGACGCCGTGGTGAAGACGCTGCAGGCCAATCTGAGCTGTAACGCGTCGGGCATCTGCGCCGACGGCCCGCAAGCGTACATCCTCACGGGCGACCGTCTCGCCGACTGGTTCGGCAATCCGTCGAACGGGCGCACGCCGGACATCATCGTGCAGCCGAACCCGGGCGTGATCTACACGTCGAGCACGGCCAAGGATGAAGAGCACGGCGGCAACGCGCCCGACGACAGCCATCTGGGTCTCGTGGTGTCGTTCCCCGGCATTGACCACGCCGGCCGCACGGACGACCACTACGTCTTCACGACCCAGGTCGCGCCGACGATCCTGAGCGCGCTCGACGTGGACCCGCATCTGCTGCATGCGGTTCAGCTCGAGGGCACGCGCCGCCTGCCGGGCCTCGGGCTCGACGAGAAGTAA
- a CDS encoding methyl-accepting chemotaxis protein, with amino-acid sequence MRISTRLLLLVITALIGLIAIGGYGLVSLKREMLDETRGKITNLLQMAEHLATFYHDQEVAGKMTREQAQAATQQALNQLNYSDRSYFWARLPDGTTLVHRNLASIGKVNVGRAPDGRPDTDLYREMLAREHMPVMMTMAKHPTTGQLTAKMNGILEFAPWGWWIGTGFFLDDIDATFWRTGRVLLALIIAAVAGIGVLSWQIIRNLVGTLGGEPHYAVAVTHRIATGDLTGNVELRPGDERSLLASIARMQASLVTMISEIRAGAQSVTTGAGEIAAGNTDLSSRTEEQAASLQQTAASMEQLTSTVQNNEANANHARQLVSTASTAAAEGGAAVAAVVDTMSAIQTSSEKMVEITGVIEGIAFQTNILALNAAVEAARAGEEGRGFAVVASEVRSLAQRSASAAREIKVLIDASVGQVREGSDRVRAAGATMDSIVRSVENVTGIIAGISEASSEQRLGIEQISRAVTQMDEVTQQNAALVEEAAAAADSLSGQAHRLSQAVSIFRT; translated from the coding sequence ATGCGAATTTCCACACGACTCCTTCTTTTGGTGATCACGGCGCTGATCGGGTTGATCGCCATTGGCGGCTATGGGCTCGTCAGCCTCAAGCGGGAAATGCTCGACGAAACGCGCGGCAAGATCACGAATCTGCTGCAAATGGCGGAGCATCTCGCGACCTTCTATCACGACCAGGAAGTCGCCGGAAAAATGACCCGTGAGCAGGCGCAGGCGGCCACGCAGCAGGCGCTCAACCAGCTCAACTATTCCGATCGAAGCTACTTCTGGGCGCGTCTGCCCGACGGTACCACGCTGGTTCACCGCAATCTGGCTTCGATCGGCAAGGTCAACGTAGGCCGAGCGCCGGACGGACGGCCCGACACCGACCTCTACCGCGAAATGCTCGCGCGCGAGCACATGCCCGTGATGATGACGATGGCGAAGCACCCCACCACGGGCCAGCTCACGGCGAAGATGAATGGCATTCTGGAGTTCGCGCCGTGGGGCTGGTGGATCGGCACGGGCTTCTTTCTCGACGATATCGACGCCACGTTCTGGCGCACCGGGCGCGTGCTGCTTGCGCTCATCATCGCGGCAGTGGCGGGTATCGGCGTGCTGTCGTGGCAGATCATCCGCAATCTCGTGGGCACGCTCGGGGGCGAGCCGCACTACGCGGTGGCGGTCACGCACCGTATCGCCACGGGCGACCTGACTGGCAACGTCGAGTTGCGGCCTGGCGACGAACGCAGCCTGCTGGCGTCAATTGCGCGCATGCAAGCGAGTCTCGTGACCATGATCAGCGAGATCCGCGCGGGCGCTCAGTCCGTGACCACGGGCGCGGGCGAGATCGCCGCGGGCAATACGGACCTCTCTTCGCGCACCGAAGAACAGGCCGCCTCGCTGCAGCAAACCGCGGCCAGCATGGAGCAGCTCACGTCGACGGTGCAGAACAACGAGGCCAACGCCAACCACGCGCGCCAGCTCGTTTCCACGGCCAGCACCGCGGCGGCCGAGGGCGGCGCGGCGGTGGCGGCGGTGGTGGATACGATGTCGGCCATTCAGACCTCTTCGGAGAAGATGGTCGAGATCACGGGCGTGATCGAAGGCATCGCGTTCCAGACCAATATTCTTGCGCTCAACGCCGCCGTGGAAGCGGCGCGCGCCGGCGAGGAAGGACGCGGATTCGCGGTGGTCGCCTCCGAAGTGCGATCGCTTGCGCAGCGCAGCGCGAGCGCGGCGCGCGAGATCAAGGTGTTGATCGACGCATCGGTCGGGCAGGTTCGCGAGGGTTCGGATCGCGTGCGCGCGGCTGGCGCGACGATGGACAGCATCGTGCGCTCGGTCGAAAACGTCACCGGCATCATTGCGGGCATTTCCGAGGCCTCGTCCGAGCAGCGTCTTGGCATCGAGCAGATCAGCCGCGCGGTGACGCAGATGGACGAGGTAACGCAGCAGAACGCGGCGCTCGTGGAGGAGGCCGCTGCGGCGGCGGACTCGCTTTCCGGGCAGGCGCACCGGCTTTCACAGGCGGTGTCGATTTTCCGGACTTGA
- a CDS encoding Gfo/Idh/MocA family protein, whose amino-acid sequence MAKDEIVWGILGTSKINDKVVVPMHHAPKCRVKAIASRSAQKAQAAAAKYGLAHAYDSYEALLADPEIDAVYIPLPNHLHVEWTIKSVEAGKHVLCEKPIGLDAQQAERLIAARDKSGRYIQEAFMVRTHPQWLKVRALIEEGAIGELRAVTGGFTYYNTNAHDIRNQSELGGGGLLDIGCYPITTSRLILGREPKRVVSLMERDPSFEVDRLGSVLMDFDGVQASFFYSTQVHPYQRMQFHGTTGRIEVEIPFNAPNDRPTRLLVSKQGEADRWLELPVCDQYGVAAAVFAEAILSGTPQAIPLEDARANMRVIDAVFRSARSGAWESIA is encoded by the coding sequence ATGGCAAAGGATGAAATCGTCTGGGGCATTCTGGGTACGTCGAAGATCAACGACAAGGTCGTCGTGCCCATGCACCACGCGCCGAAGTGCCGCGTAAAAGCGATTGCTTCGCGTTCAGCTCAAAAGGCTCAGGCTGCCGCGGCGAAATATGGTCTCGCGCACGCGTACGACAGTTACGAGGCCCTGCTGGCAGATCCTGAAATCGATGCGGTGTATATCCCGTTGCCCAATCACCTTCACGTCGAGTGGACGATCAAGTCTGTCGAGGCGGGCAAGCATGTGCTATGCGAAAAGCCGATCGGGCTCGACGCGCAACAAGCCGAACGTTTGATCGCCGCGCGCGACAAGAGCGGCCGGTATATCCAGGAAGCCTTCATGGTTCGCACGCATCCGCAGTGGCTCAAGGTGCGGGCGCTGATCGAAGAGGGCGCCATAGGCGAATTGCGCGCGGTGACCGGCGGCTTTACTTACTACAACACCAATGCACACGACATCCGCAACCAGAGCGAACTGGGCGGCGGCGGCCTGCTGGATATCGGCTGCTATCCCATCACGACGTCGCGCCTCATTCTCGGACGTGAGCCGAAACGCGTGGTTTCGCTGATGGAGCGCGACCCCTCGTTCGAGGTGGACCGCCTTGGCTCCGTGCTGATGGATTTCGACGGTGTGCAGGCGAGCTTCTTTTACTCCACCCAGGTTCATCCTTACCAGCGCATGCAGTTTCACGGCACCACGGGGCGAATAGAAGTCGAGATTCCATTCAATGCGCCGAATGACCGTCCGACGCGTCTCCTGGTGAGCAAGCAAGGGGAAGCGGATCGCTGGCTGGAACTGCCGGTGTGCGATCAATACGGCGTGGCAGCGGCGGTTTTCGCCGAGGCGATATTGAGCGGAACGCCCCAGGCCATTCCACTGGAAGATGCCCGCGCGAAC